A window of Ranitomeya variabilis isolate aRanVar5 chromosome 2, aRanVar5.hap1, whole genome shotgun sequence contains these coding sequences:
- the REXO4 gene encoding RNA exonuclease 4, with amino-acid sequence MAKAAIAKDKAPPTVKETPKNLNQTKKRKKKKEFWKNHPKIAGKEEKIKKVTPVLPPRTPQEFSSNWKTLQALLKPESSSPAPTLTKPPKKQDKVLKKEKKASGKEKLEPTAETAPPKINGHVKETPTSPKKPSIKEPATNDKRKESTKRKFPEERDKRQPKKKPSEEDAAEPPKIDLWFDDVDPDDIEAALGPEAGNMARQMQGLPEKTSDAVDRVLVKDRAFEGLTRTVAMDCEMVGVGTDGEESILARVSIVNQFGKCIYDKFVKPTEHVTDYRTAVSGIRPKDVKKGEDFKVVQKEVSEILKGRILVGHAVHNDLKIFFLDHPKKATRDTQKYKPFKQKVKSSRPSLKLLCEKILNVKVQSGEHCSIQDAQAAMRLYTMEKNWENAIKAKYSQTKTEVRKQKLPPPP; translated from the exons ATGGCAAAGGCTGCAATAGCGAAGGACAAAGCCCCTCCAACCGTGAAGGAGACGCCGAAAAACCTTAACCAgaccaaaaaaaggaagaaaaagaagGAATTCTGGAAAAATCATCCCAAGATCGCAGGAAAGGAAGAGAAGATTAAGAAAGTGACGCCCGTGTTACCTCCCAGGACGCCGCAGGAGTTTTCTTCTAACTGGAAAACGTTACAGGCT TTGCTGAAACCAGAGAGCAGTAGTCCTGCTCCGACATTGACTAAACCCCCTAAAAAACAGGACAAGGTcttgaagaaggaaaaaaaagcaagtgggaaggAAAAACTTGAGCCCACAGCTGAAACTGCTCCTCCTAAAATCAACGGCCATGTGAAAGAGACCCCGACGTCTCCTAAAAAACCATCAATAAAGGAGCCGGCTACCAACGACAAGAGGAAAGAGTCCACGAAGAGAAAATTCCCTGAGGAACGTGATAAACGCCAGCCTAAAAAAAAGCCAAGTGAGGAAGACGCAGCAGAGCCGCCAAA aatagACCTCTGGTTTGATGACGTGGATCCGGATGACATTGAGGCTGCGCTGGGTCCAGAAGCGGGTAACATGGCACGGCAGATGCAAGGATTGCCAGAGAAAACATCAGATGCAGTGGACAGGGTTCTTGTGAAGGACAGGGCGTTTGAGGG ACTCACAAGAACCGTCGCCATGGACTGTGAGATGGTGGGAGTTGGCACAGATGGTGAAGAAAGCATCCTGGCGCGGGTATCCATTGTCAACCAGTTTGGGAAATGCATCTACGATAAGTTTGTTAAACCCACAGAACATGTCACGGATTACAGGACGGCAGTGAGCGGAATCAGGCCGAAGGATGTTAAGAAAG GGGAAGATTTCAAGGTTGTACAAAAAGAAGTATCCGAGATCCTTAAGGGACGTATcctggttggccacgctgtccataATGATCTAAAG attTTCTTTCTGGATCATCCTAAAAAAGCCACAAGAGACACTCAGAAGTACAAACCATTCAAACAGAAGGTGAAG TCCTCACGTCCATCCCTGAAGCTGCTGTGTGAGAAAATCCTAAATGTAAAAGTACAGAGCGGAGAACATTGCTCA ATCCAGGATGCACAGGCTGCCATGAGGTTGTACACCATGGAGAAGAACTGGGAAAACGCCATCAAAGCAAAATACAGCCAAACTAAAACGGAAGTACGAAAACAGAAGCTGCCACCGCCACCATGA